The Etheostoma spectabile isolate EspeVRDwgs_2016 chromosome 1, UIUC_Espe_1.0, whole genome shotgun sequence genome has a segment encoding these proteins:
- the tdp1 gene encoding tyrosyl-DNA phosphodiesterase 1, protein MTQDSQHGKWTISSSDDDDDNDDLPLSGTRTSKAHRPAVSSPSSPLSASPPSPKPEPANTPVSSLVIGSEARQLAAAHQLNPVKYESSPSLAGKRKKEVSDGPGWALSDSDDDDGDVKGKSLSNLPKRSPPSPKTKKPKVENERPPSPHGRLYYIDEPEDFFESSTPCLNETYRFYLNKVTGLDRKYNSGALHIRDILSPLFGTLKESAQFNYCFDIAWMVKQFPPEFRDRPVLIVHGDKREAKARLVQQAQPFPHIRFCQAKLDIAFGTHHTKMMLLWYEEGFRVIILTSNLIRADWYQKTQGMWMSPLFPRLPKGSSESAGESPTFFKRDLLEYLAAYRAPELEEWIQRIKEHDLSETRVYLVGSTPGRYVGSDMERWGHLRLRKLLYDHTDPVAGEEKWPVIGQFSSIGSMGLDKTKWLKGEFQRTMTTLGKSSLRSDPPMHLVYPSVEDVRTSLEGYPAGGSLPYSIQTAQKQLWLHSFFHRWKANATGRSHAMPHIKTYMRTSPDFTQLAWFLVTSANLSKAAWGALEKNNTQVMVRSYELGVLYVPAAFNMKTFPLHKDSSPASSSTGFPVPFDLPPTCYSPEDQPWIWNIPYSQAPDTHGNIWVPS, encoded by the exons ATGACTCAGGACAGTCAACATGGCAAGTGGACCATCTCCAGCagcgatgatgatgatgacaatgacGATCTTCCTCTTTCTGGGACTAGAACATCTAAAGCCCACCGTCCTGCTGTATCCAGTCCCAGCTCccctctgtctgcctctccTCCCAGCCCCAAACCGGAACCAGCTAACACCCCTGTGTCCTCACTCGTTATTGGCTCTGAGGCGAGACAGTTAGCAGCAGCGCACCAGTTAAATCCAGTGAAGTATGAAAGTAGTCCGTCATTGGCTGGAAAGCGGAAGAAAGAGGTGTCAGACGGCCCAGGCTGGGCTCTCTCAgatagtgatgatgatgatggagatGTGAAGGGGAAGAGCCTCAGTAACTTACCAAAGAGGTCACCTCCGAGCCCTAAAACAAAGAAACCAAAGGTGGAGAACGAGCGTCCTCCGAGCCCCCACGGCCGGCTCTACTACATCGACGAGCCAGAGGACTTCTTTGAGTCCAGTACTCCTTGTCTAAATGAGACCTACAGGTTTTACCTCAACAAAGTCACAGGCCTGGACAGGAAGTACAACAGTGGAGCTCTGCACATCAGAG ACATTCTCTCTCCATTATTTGGGACCCTGAAAGAGTCTGCTCAG TTTAACTACTGCTTTGATATTGCCTGGATGGTGAAGCAGTTCCCACCAGAGTTTAG GGATCGTCCAGTTCTGATCGTCCATGGAGATAAGCGGGAGGCCAAGGCCCGGCTGGTGCAGCAAGCTCAGCCTTTTCCACATATTCGCTTCTGCCAG GCCAAACTGGATATTGCTTTTGGAACTCACCACAC GAAGATGATGTTGTTGTGGTATGAGGAAGGCTTCAGAGTCATCATTCTGACCTCCAACCTCATCAGAGCTGACTGGTaccagaaaacacaagg AATGTGGATGAGCCCCTTGTTTCCACGGTTACCAAAGGGCAGCAGCGAGAGCGCAGGTGAGTCGCCGACCTTCTTCAAGAGGGACCTGCTGGAGTACCTGGCAGCATACCGCGCACCAGAACTCGAGGAGTGGATCCAACGAATCAAAGAGCACGACCTGTCAGAGACCAG GGTTTATTTGGTCGGCTCAACCCCCGGGAGATATGTTGGCTCAGACATGGAGCGCTGGGGCCACCTGAGGCTGAGGAAG CTGTTGTACGACCACACTGACCCAGTGGCCGGGGAGGAAAAGTGGCCTGTGATTGGCCAGTTCTCCAGCATCGGCTCTATGGGATTGGATAAGACCAAATGGTTAAAAGGGGAATTTCAGCGTACGATGACCACGCTGGGGAAATCCTCTCTTCGCTCAGACCCCCCCATGCACTTG GTGTATCCATCAGTGGAAGATGTGAGGACCAGTTTAGAAGGCTATCCAG CGGGCGGCTCTCTACCCTACAGCATCCAGACGGCTCAGAAACAGCTCTGGCTCCACTCCTTCTTCCA ccGTTGGAAGGCAAATGCAACAGGAAGAAGTCATGCCATGCCCCACATCAAGACATATATGAGGACATCACCAGATTTCACTCAGCTTGCCTGGTTCCTCgtcacaag tgccAACCTGTCCAAAGCAGCGTGGGGTGCACTGGAGAAGAACAACACTCAGGTGATGGTCCGCTCATACGAGCTGGGAGTCCTCTACGTGCCCGCTGCTTTT AACATGAAGACATTCCCTCTTCACAAAGATTCGTCTCCTGCTTCCTCCTCCACTGGTTTCCCAGTGCCATTTGACCTCCCCCCCACCTGCTACTCTCCTGAAG ATCAGCCTTGGATCTGGAACATTCCGTACAGCCAGGCTCCTGACACACACGGCAACATCTGGGTTCCCTCCTAa